Proteins encoded by one window of Venturia canescens isolate UGA chromosome 2, ASM1945775v1, whole genome shotgun sequence:
- the LOC122406296 gene encoding sentrin-specific protease 1-like codes for MLRTGEMDVATQTEGIGMKHFLQQTGEDAGKWIEEDDDVVIIKEINPTQGKTLNKTRIINPLEKKRAKNQSSQTARMGKDKAIQTDWVLRKIEVGDSRRSSREAVLLLLSRHHFFSMIQEHFTIPEIVSPMKEDQIEEEWKNWKVGEFLWEFKKKDEKENQISQQTNNPKKRKTTMENDKIDVVDVEEESTGGDNENQQANNEMRSDEDDRMNRKRIKKEDLETLDEGKCLNDEIINSYLDLICKRETFGQRVYGMNSFFFPRLYVNGYPAIKRWTKKVNLFEFEKVMVPIHLGHHWCLAVIDLKKKTISYYDSLGGENPQYLEKLFQYLILEAGEKGKIRPRREEWTLTTRKSIPRQLNGQDCGVFACMFARYEAENKDFDFCQMDMPIIRRKIKRELETGSLEI; via the coding sequence ATGCTACGAACAGGAGAAATGGACGTTGCTACGCAAACCGAGGGGATAGGAATGAAACATTTTCTACAACAGACGGGGGAAGATGCAGGAAAATGGATTGAGGAAGACGATGATGTGGTAATCATTAAGGAAATAAACCCTACTCAGGGAAAAACACTCAACAAAACACGCATAATCAATCCATTAGAAAAGAAAAGGGCAAAGAACCAATCATCCCAAACGGCTAGAATGGGGAAAGATAAGGCAATACAAACGGATTGGGTGCTCCGTAAAATTGAAGTAGGGGATTCACGAAGATCGAGCCGAGAGGCTGTTCTCCTTCTTCTCTCAcgtcaccattttttttccatgattcAAGAACACTTTACTATCCCTGAAATAGTCTCTCCAATGAAAGAGGACCAAATTGAAGAGGAATGGAAGAATTGGAAAGTGGGGGAATTTCTGTGGgaattcaaaaaaaaggacgaaaaagaaaaccaaATAAGTCAGCAAACAAATAATCCgaagaaaaggaaaacaaCGATGGAGAATGACAAAATTGATGTGGTGGATGTTGAGGAGGAAAGTACAGGGGGAGATAATGAAAATCAACAAGCAAACAACGAAATGAGGAGCGACGAGGATGACAGGATGaatcgaaaaagaataaagaaagaaGACCTGGAGACATTAGATGAGGGTAAATGTTTGAACGATGAAATTATCAACTCATACTTGGATTTGATTTGCAAAAGGGAAACCTTCGGCCAACGAGTTTATGGAATGAACTCATTCTTTTTCCCGCGATTGTATGTGAACGGGTATCCGGCAATTAAAAGATGGACGAAAAAAGTGAAtctttttgaattcgaaaaagtgATGGTTCCCATTCACCTGGGTCATCACTGGTGTCTTGCAGTCAtcgatttaaagaaaaaaacgataagtTACTACGATAGCTTGGGAGGAGAGAATCCGCAGTATTTGGAGAAATTATTCCAATACTTAATCTTGGAGGCCGGTGAGAAGGGAAAGATTAGGCCAAGACGAGAGGAATGGACGCTCACGACAAGGAAAAGCATCCCGAGACAGCTAAATGGACAGGACTGCGGGGTTTTTGCGTGTATGTTTGCAAGATATGAAGCAGAGAACAAAGACTTCGATTTTTGTCAGATGGACATGCCCATAATACGTCGGAAGATTAAAAGGGAACTAGAGACCGGAAGTCTCGAAATATGA